A genome region from Labrus mixtus chromosome 9, fLabMix1.1, whole genome shotgun sequence includes the following:
- the LOC132980946 gene encoding olfactory receptor 5P62-like — protein MINSTHGSYFTLGAYMETGLLKYLFFLITLTLYVLIICANLFLIVLICMNRSLHEPMYIFLCSLFVNELYGSTGLFPLLLVQILSDDHTVSAPLCFLQIFCLYSYGGVEFFTLAIMSYDRYLAICYPLHYNTRMTPSKISMLTALIWLYPFFINAVIVFGLTFPLQLCGNIINKVYCDNYYVVKLACSDATLNNVFGLSHMFTVIFGLIVLIIYTYIRILHVCFCGSKQTRQKAVSTCTPHLASLLNFSCGCFFEIVQSRFNLYNLPNVLRVFLSLYWLTGQPLVNPLLYGFQMSKIRLVFKSLFFRETQ, from the coding sequence ATGATCAACTCCACACATGGCTCATATTTCACTCTGGGAGCCTACATGGAAACAGGGCTTCTCAAATATCTCTTTTTCCTGATAACTCTgactttgtatgttttaataATCTGTGCTAACCTGTTCCTCATCGTGCTGATCTGTATGAACAGAAGTCTTCATGAACCCATGTACATCTTCCTGTGCAGCCTGTTTGTGAACGAGCTGTACGGCAGCACAggtttgtttcctctcctcctggttCAGATTCTCTCAGACGATCACACTgtgtctgctcctctctgtttcctgcAGATCTTCTGCTTGTACTCTTACGGGGGAGTCGAGTTTTTTACTTTAGCAATCATGTCTTATGACAGGTATCTTGCTATTTGTTATCCTCTACATTATAACACACGTATGACCCCCAGTAAGATTTCTATGCTCACTGCTCTGATCTGGCTGTACCCGTTCTTTATCAACGCTGTCATTGTGTTTGGTCTGACCtttcctctgcagctgtgtggGAACATCATCAACAAAGTTTATTGTGACAACTATTATGTGGTCAAACTGGCGTGCTCTGACGCCACGCTCAATAATGTGTTTGGACTTAGTCACATGTTTACGGTGATCTTTGGTCTTATCGTTCTAATCATTTACACGTACATCCGGATCCTCCACGTGTGTTTCTGTGGATCCAAGCAGACGAGGCAGAAAGCCGTCAGCACCTGCACGCCTCACCTGGCCTCTCTGCTCAACTTCTCCTGCGGCTGTTTCTTTGAGATCGTCCAGAGCAGGTTTAACCTTTACAATTTACCAAATGTGTTGCgtgtttttttgtccttatACTGGCTCACAGGCCAACCACTTGTTAACCCTTTGCTGTACGGATTTCAGATGTCTAAAATACGTTTGGTCTTTAAAAGTCTGTTCTTTCGGGAAACTCAGTGA
- the LOC132980949 gene encoding olfactory receptor 11A1-like, protein MINSTQVLYFTLSAYLDTKGFKSLYFIIIMCLYAFILLSNLLLIVVICVNRSLHEPMYIFLCSLFVNELFGSTGLFPLLLVQILSDVHTVSAPLCFLQIFCVYSYVCIEYLNLAIMSYDRYLAICYPLQYNTRMTAKKVAMLIAVAWFFPFLAVVVLISLSAPLQLCGNIINKVYCGNYTIVKQACFDTRVNNIYGLIHTVISIIIPLCLILYTYMKILKVCYRGSKKTRQKAVSTCTPHLASLLNFSFGCCFQIIQSRFTLSVPHVLDILLSMYFLTCQPLFNPLLYGLKLPKIHNICKRLMCGDV, encoded by the coding sequence ATGATAAACTCCACGCAGGTTTTATATTTCACACTAAGTGCCTACTTGGACACAAAGGGCTTCAAGTCTTTATATTTCATCATTATAATGTGTCTGTATGCCTTCATCTTGTTGTCCAACCTGCTGCTCATCGTGGTGATCTGTGTGAACAGAAGTCTTCATGAACCCATGTACATCTTCCTGTGCAGCCTGTTTGTGAATGAGCTGTTTGGTAGCACAGGTTTGTTTCCTTTGCTCCTGGTTCAGATTCTCTCAGACGTTCACACTgtgtctgctcctctctgtttcctgcAGATCTTCTGTGTGTACTCGTATGTGTGTATAGAATATTTAAACTTAGCCATCATGTCTTATGACAGATACCTTGCTATCTGTTATCCTCTACAATATAACACACGTATGACTGCTAAAAAGGTGGCCATGCTGATTGCTGTTGCATGGTTTTTCCCCTTTcttgctgttgttgtgttgatttCCTTGAGTGCTCCGCTGCAGCTGTGCGGGAAcatcattaacaaagtgtactGTGGAAACTACACCATCGTCAAACAGGCGTGCTTCGACACCAGAGTGAATAACATCTACGGACTCATTCACACAGTCATCTCCATCATTATCCCTCTCTGTCTGATTCTCTACACGTACATGAAAATACTCAAAGTTTGTTATCGTGGATCCAAAAAGACGAGGCAGAAAGCTGTCAGCACCTGCACGCCTCACCTCGCCTCTCTGCTCAACTTCTCCTTCGGCTGTTGTTTTCAGATCATACAGAGCAGGTTCACTTTAAGTGTCCCCCATGTGTTGGATATATTATTATCTATGTATTTTCTGACATGCCAGCCTCTCTTTAACCCGTTACTATACGGGCTGAAACTGCCGAAAATACATAATATATGTAAACGTCTGATGTGTGGTGATGTGTAA
- the LOC132979976 gene encoding olfactory receptor 11A1-like: MNSTQVSYFRLGAYLDAGLLKYLFFMIVMLIYMIILCANLLLLVLICVNRSLHEPMYIFLCSLFVNELYGSTGLFPLLLVQILSDVHTVSAPLCFLQIFCLYSYVCVEFFSLAVISYDRYLAICHPLHYNSCMTVKKIAMLIAATWLTSFLLVVGTTSLSSPLQLCGNLIANVFCNNYSIVKLACYDTRVNNIYGLSITTFTVFAPLILIFYTYMRILHVCFCGSKQTRQKAVSTCTPHLASLLNFSFGISFEVVQSRFNMKNVPSLLPVFFSLYLLTCQPLVNPLMYGLKMSKILDVCKSLFCSKASIIKLNRRA; encoded by the coding sequence ATGAACTCAACACAAGTTTCTTATTTCAGACTCGGTGCCTACTTAGATGCTGGGTTGTTAAAATACTTGTTTTTCATGATTGTTATGTTGATCTACATGATTATTCTTTGTGCCAACCTTTTGCTACTTGTGCTGATCTGTGTGAACAGAAGCCTTCATGAACCCATGTACATCTTCCTGTGCAGCCTGTTTGTGAACGAGCTGTACGGCAGCACAggtttgtttcctctcctcctggttCAGATTCTCTCAGACGTTCACACTgtgtctgctcctctctgtttcctgcAGATCTTCTGCTTGTACtcgtatgtgtgtgtagaatTTTTCAGTTTAGCCGTCATTTCTTATGACAGGTATCTTGCTATTTGTCATCCTCTGCATTATAACAGCTGTATGACTGTCAAAAAGATCGCCATGCTGATTGCAGCAACATGGTTAACCTCTTTTCTTTTGGTTGTTGGCACCACGTCTCTGAGTTCCCCGTTGCAGCTGTGTGGGAACCTCATTGCCAATGTGTTCTGTAACAACTATTCAATCGTCAAACTAGCGTGCTACGACACCCGAGTGAATAACATCTATGGCCTCTCCATCACTACCTTCACTGTTTTTGCTCCTCTCATTTTGATCTTCTACACCTACATGCGGATCCTCCACGTATGTTTCTGTGGATCCAAGCAGACGAGACAGAAAGCCGTCAGCACCTGCACACCTCACCTCGCCTCTCTGCTCAACTTCTCCTTCGGGATCAGCTTTGAGGTGGTGCAGAGCAGGTTCAACATGAAAAACGTTCCCTCTCTGCTGCCTGTGTTTTTCTCCTTGTACCTTCTCACATGTCAGCCGCTCGTCAACCCGCTCATGTACGGcctgaaaatgtccaaaatCCTCGACGTAtgtaaaagtctgttttgtTCTAAAGCTTCCATCATCAAACTAAACCGACGAGCctga
- the LOC132979975 gene encoding olfactory receptor 4D1-like: MINSTHGSYFTLGAYMETGLLKYLFFLITLTLYVLIICANLFLIVLICMNRSLHEPMYIFLCSLFVNELYGSTGLFPLLLVQILSDDHTVSAPLCFLQIFCLYSYGGVEFFTLAIMSYDRYLAICYPLHYNTRMTPNKISMLTALIWLYLFFINAVIVFGLTFPLQLCGNIINKVYCDNYYVVKLACSDATLNNVFGLSHMFTVIFGLIVLIIYTYIRILHVCFCGSKQTRQKAVSTCTPHLASLLNFSCGCFFEIVQSRFNLYNLPNVLHDHRMSVLVVECRVLSATSSGRAPSASSPCSCRAPVCHKFRRSAVCHQFRQSAVCFQLLFLQSARLPQVPAERRLLPAAVPAERRLPPVPAERRLP, from the exons ATGATCAACTCCACACATGGCTCATATTTCACTCTGGGAGCCTACATGGAAACAGGGCTTCTCAAATATCTCTTTTTCCTGATAACTCTgactttgtatgttttaataATCTGTGCTAACCTGTTCCTCATCGTGCTGATCTGTATGAACAGAAGTCTTCATGAACCCATGTACATCTTCCTGTGCAGCCTGTTTGTGAACGAGCTGTACGGCAGCACAggtttgtttcctctcctcctggttCAGATTCTCTCAGACGATCACACTgtgtctgctcctctctgtttcctgcAGATCTTCTGCTTGTACTCTTACGGGGGAGTCGAGTTTTTTACTTTAGCAATCATGTCTTATGACAGGTATCTTGCTATTTGTTATCCTCTACATTATAACACACGTATGACCCCCAATAAGATTTCTATGCTCACTGCTCTGATCTGGCTGTACCTGTTCTTTATCAACGCTGTCATCGTGTTTGGTCTGACCtttcctctgcagctgtgtggGAACATCATCAACAAAGTTTATTGTGACAACTATTATGTGGTCAAACTGGCGTGCTCTGACGCCACGCTCAATAATGTGTTTGGACTTAGTCACATGTTTACGGTGATCTTTGGTCTTATCGTTCTAATCATTTACACGTACATCCGGATCCTCCACGTGTGTTTCTGTGGATCCAAGCAGACGAGGCAGAAAGCCGTCAGCACCTGCACGCCTCACCTGGCCTCTCTGCTCAACTTCTCCTGCGGCTGTTTCTTTGAGATCGTCCAGAGCAGGTTTAACCTTTACAATTTACCAAATGTGTTGCATG atcaTCGTATGTCAGTGTTAGTTGTGGAATG CAGAGTgctgtctgccaccagttccggcagagcgccgtctgcTTCCAGCCCCTGTTCCTGCAGAGCGCCCGTCTGCCACAAGTTCCGGCGGAGCGCCGTCTGCCACCAGTTCcggcagagcgccgtctgcTTCCAGCTGCTGTTCCTGCAGAGCGCCCGTCTGCCACAAGTTCCAGCGGAGCGCCGTCTGCTTCCAGCTGCTGTTCCtgcagagcgccgtctgccaCCAGTTCCAGCGGAGCGCCGTCTGCCCTGA
- the LOC132980948 gene encoding olfactory receptor 5P62-like, producing the protein MINSTHGSYFTLGAYMETGLLKYIFFLITLTLYVLIICANLFLIVLICMNRSLHEPMYIFLCSLFVNELFGSTGLFPLLLVQIVSDVHTVSAPLCFLQIFCLYSYGGVEFFTLAIMSYDRYLAICYPLLYNTRMTPNKISMLTALIWLYPFFIEAVIVFGMTFPLQLCGNIINKVYCDSYYVVKLACSDTTLNNVFGFSHTFTVIFGLIVLIIYTYIRILHVCFCGFKQTRQKAVSTCTPHLASLLNFSCGCFFEIVQSRFNLYNLPNVLRVFLSLYWLTGQPLVNPLLYGFQMSKIRLVFKSLFFRETQ; encoded by the coding sequence ATGATCAACTCCACACATGGCTCATATTTCACTCTGGGAGCCTACATGGAAACAGGGCttctcaaatatatttttttcctgatAACTCTgactttgtatgttttaataATCTGTGCTAACCTGTTCCTCATCGTGCTGATCTGTATGAACAGAAGTCTTCATGAACCCATGTACATCTTCCTGTGCAGCCTGTTTGTAAATGAGCTGTTTGGTAGCACAggtttgtttcctctcctcctggttCAGATTGTCTCAGACGTTCACACTgtgtctgctcctctctgtttcctgcAGATCTTCTGCTTGTACTCTTACGGGGGAGTCGAGTTTTTTACTTTAGCAATCATGTCTTATGACAGGTATCTTGCTATTTGTTATCCTCTACTTTATAACACACGTATGACCCCCAATAAGATTTCTATGCTCACTGCTCTGATCTGGCTGTACCCATTCTTTATCGAAGCTGTCATCGTGTTTGGTATGacttttcctctgcagctgtgtggGAACATCATCAACAAAGTTTATTGTGACAGCTATTATGTGGTCAAACTGGCGTGCTCTGACACCACGCTCaataatgtgtttggatttagTCACACGTTTACGGTGATCTTTGGTCTTATCGTTCTAATCATTTACACGTACATCCGGATCCTCCAcgtgtgtttctgtggattCAAGCAGACGAGGCAGAAAGCCGTCAGCACCTGCACGCCTCACCTGGCCTCTCTGCTCAACTTCTCCTGCGGCTGTTTCTTTGAGATCGTCCAGAGCAGGTTTAACCTTTACAATTTACCAAATGTGTTGCgtgtttttttgtccttatACTGGCTCACAGGCCAACCACTTGTTAACCCTTTGCTGTACGGATTTCAGATGTCTAAAATACGTTTGGTCTTTAAAAGTCTGTTCTTTCGGGAAACTCAGTGA